One part of the Rutidosis leptorrhynchoides isolate AG116_Rl617_1_P2 chromosome 1, CSIRO_AGI_Rlap_v1, whole genome shotgun sequence genome encodes these proteins:
- the LOC139895377 gene encoding uncharacterized protein: MYIDPRRCPVNFEVGDRVYLKVSPWKGVISFGKRGKLAPMYVGPFKIMERVNDQAVVLELPAEKCKVYDDTQLVPLSDLRVDMNQKLVEEPVRIVDRKVTKVRKKEIHMVLVEWKRSLGSNLTWETEELMKALYPQLFDYD; the protein is encoded by the exons ATGTACATCGATCCACGTAGATGTCCGGTAAACTTTGAGgtgggtgatcgtgtttacttaAAAGTTTCTCCGTGGAAGGGTGTTATCAGTTTTGGTAAGCGAGGTAAGTTAGCTCCGATGTATGTTGGACCGTTCAAGATTATGGAAAGGGTTAACGACCAGGCTGTTGTGTTAGAGCTTCCAGCAGA GAAGTGTAAGGTCTATGATGACACACAACTGGTTCCGTTAAGCGATTTGAGGGTTGACAtgaatcaaaagttagttgaagaaccggttAGGATTGTTGATAGAAAGGTAACAAAGGTGAGGAAAAAagagatccatatggtgcttgttgagtggaagcgTAGTTTAGGATCAAACCTCACGTGGGAGaccgaagagctgatgaaggctcTTTATCCACAACTGTTTGACTATGActag